In Sphingomonas carotinifaciens, the sequence CGGTCAGGCCGCCAAGACGTCGTCATACTCGACATCGGCAGGAGCATCCGCGTTCAGCCGCTCGCGCAGTTCCTTGCCGGGCCGGAAATAGGTGACGCGCTTTGCGGGCACCTTCACACCTTCGCCGGTTCTCGGATTGCGCGCCTGCCGGGCTTCACGAGCCCGTGTGGTGAACATGCCGAACCCGCGCAATTCGACCCGGCCATCGGCCTGCAATTGCCTGACGATGGCATCGAAAAACGCGGTGACGATAAGCTCCGCCTCGCGCGTCGTGAAATCGGCGTGCCGTTCCTTGATCATCTGCACCAACTCGGATCGCAACACGGCACACCCTCCTGCTCGCAAGCTTTTACAATCGTTTACCTGATAAGGATCAAGTTCTGAATATGCCCAATGCGCCGTGTAATGCTTTACAATCGACCTATTTCGGGCGCGAGGGGAGGGTACGGACAGGCGCGACGCGGCAGCCTTCCGGCGTGACATATGCGCATTCCAAACCGAGCCCGATTGATTCTTATAGCTCCGTTAGATCCGTCAAAGCGTTGGCGGTCGGAAGGTTTAGTGGTCATGCCAGCAAGGACCGGTGCTATGCCGCTGTTTTCACAGTTTTATGCCACTAGACCTGAATAATGCTCATGCATGAGTATATAAATCCAAGATCAATCTGCAGTGGTATGCAGATATAATCGGCGACCTTTATGAGATCGGTGAACGCGTCGCCTTTTGACGAGGATCAAGCACTTGCTCCCTTCGCTGCTTTCCACCTCCGTCCTGGCGCTCCTCGCCGGGGTGGTCCTTTCAAGCGGGGCGCCGACAGGTGCGATGCAGGCGCCGATCGCGGCCGCTACCCCGGCATTGTCTGCAATCGACCGGGTCTGGTCCAGCCACCGGGTCGGCTATGCGATGGTCGTCACCGATAGCCGGATCATCGTCGCCTATTATGATGCCAACCGGCAACTGACCGTCGCCTCGCGACCGCGCGGCGCCCCGGCCTGGGTCTATCACAAGGTCGACAGCTGGACCGGATGGGACAGCCACAATTACCTCGCGATGGCGCTGGATGCGGCCGGACAGATCCATGTCGTCGGCAATCTTCACGGCGATCCGCTGGTCTATTACCGTACCACGCAGGCGGGCGATGTCCGTACCCTGGCGCGCGTACCAGTGATGGTGGACCCCGCGGCCGAACAGCGCATGACCTATCCGATATTCCTGCACGATGCCGATGGGCGGCTCGTCATGAAATATCGCGATGGGCGCAGCGGCAACGGCAACGAGATCTACAATGTCTACGACCCCGCCACCCGGACGTGGCGCCACCTGCTGTCGACACCGCTGACCGATGGGGAAGGGCGGCGCAACGCCTATTTCGTCGGGCCACGACTGGGCCCGGATGGCTGGTTCCATCTCGCCTGGGTCTGGCGCGAAAGCCCGATGGCCGAGACGAACCACGACCTGTCCTATGCCAAAAGCCGCGATCTGGTGCACTGGACGCGGGCCGACGGCACTCCGCTGACGCTGCCGATCCGCCTGTCTAGCGCCGAAATCGTCGATCCCGTT encodes:
- a CDS encoding HU family DNA-binding protein, producing MLRSELVQMIKERHADFTTREAELIVTAFFDAIVRQLQADGRVELRGFGMFTTRAREARQARNPRTGEGVKVPAKRVTYFRPGKELRERLNADAPADVEYDDVLAA
- a CDS encoding BNR repeat-containing protein, yielding MLPSLLSTSVLALLAGVVLSSGAPTGAMQAPIAAATPALSAIDRVWSSHRVGYAMVVTDSRIIVAYYDANRQLTVASRPRGAPAWVYHKVDSWTGWDSHNYLAMALDAAGQIHVVGNLHGDPLVYYRTTQAGDVRTLARVPVMVDPAAEQRMTYPIFLHDADGRLVMKYRDGRSGNGNEIYNVYDPATRTWRHLLSTPLTDGEGRRNAYFVGPRLGPDGWFHLAWVWRESPMAETNHDLSYAKSRDLVHWTRADGTPLTLPIRLSSAEIVDPVPVEGGMINNNTVIGFDPGGRVMITYHKFDKAGNTQIFVARREGDRWRTQQVSGWQGFRWDFRGGGSLDSRLFVEGPVPVGRDRIRVSVIRDGKPIDFLLDAASLKRIEERPANRLADRLRGVIAVPEGMVLNTLEDPSGSGVALAWPSRPPHRDQPDEDITTPTVLRLVEEATPR